One stretch of Gemmatimonadota bacterium DNA includes these proteins:
- a CDS encoding type II toxin-antitoxin system HicA family toxin: MNGREFVRRARRYAIKTGEEFRFDQRRGKGSHGMLYVGNRQTTVPYKEIGTGLLVSMLKDLDIDRKEF; encoded by the coding sequence ATGAATGGAAGGGAATTTGTCAGGCGTGCCAGACGCTATGCGATAAAGACAGGCGAGGAATTCCGATTTGATCAACGTCGCGGCAAGGGCAGCCATGGGATGCTTTACGTGGGCAATCGTCAAACCACTGTTCCATACAAAGAAATTGGCACAGGTCTGCTGGTCTCCATGCTGAAAGACCTTGACATCGACAGGAAGGAGTTTTAA
- a CDS encoding type II toxin-antitoxin system HicB family antitoxin: MRYLYPCILTPEKEGGFFVSFPDVPGALTCGDDRTEALEMAEDALVAMLAVYVQQQRTIPTPSSVADGQELVAVPPIAAAKLALYTAMREQGITGDALAVRLNLSDSAIRKLLDPDCYSHISQIMRALRTVGRSLVIEDRAA; the protein is encoded by the coding sequence ATGCGCTATCTCTATCCATGCATTCTCACACCAGAGAAAGAGGGTGGTTTCTTCGTGTCCTTTCCAGATGTTCCTGGTGCTTTGACCTGTGGTGATGACCGCACTGAGGCCCTCGAAATGGCCGAAGATGCTCTCGTTGCCATGCTCGCTGTGTACGTCCAACAGCAACGGACAATCCCAACCCCAAGCTCTGTTGCCGACGGTCAGGAACTCGTTGCAGTCCCACCTATCGCCGCCGCCAAGTTGGCTCTCTATACGGCCATGCGCGAGCAGGGAATCACTGGGGACGCGCTCGCCGTTCGTCTAAACCTGAGCGATTCAGCCATCCGCAAATTGCTCGACCCGGACTGCTACTCCCATATCAGTCAGATCATGAGAGCACTCCGAACCGTCGGGCGTAGCCTGGTCATAGAAGACAGAGCGGCATAG
- a CDS encoding Mrp/NBP35 family ATP-binding protein, which translates to MSAPPIPERPPIPGVRHIVAIASGKGGVGKTTTASNLAVAMAQSGHAVGLMDADIYGPNVPIMMGSKAQPQMTPEQKIEPLELYGVKMVSLGLIAGDGVPIIWRGPMLAKMVTQFVRDVAWAPLDCLVIDLPPGTGDVQLTLTQTTPLDGAVIVTTPPLVALEDVRRGVEMFHTVEVPVLGVIENMSTYICSRCGTETPIFGQGGGERTAKSYNVPFLGAIPLHLQVQMGSDTGEPIVASDPDSPLAKIYRDIADSIWRSLEM; encoded by the coding sequence GTGAGCGCACCACCAATCCCAGAGCGTCCACCCATCCCGGGTGTCAGACACATCGTCGCAATCGCCAGTGGTAAAGGTGGCGTGGGCAAAACCACTACCGCGTCGAATCTGGCTGTGGCAATGGCACAATCGGGTCACGCCGTGGGATTGATGGATGCAGATATTTACGGTCCCAATGTACCGATCATGATGGGCAGCAAAGCGCAGCCGCAGATGACACCGGAGCAAAAAATTGAACCACTTGAGCTGTACGGTGTAAAAATGGTATCTCTGGGATTAATCGCAGGCGATGGCGTACCCATCATCTGGCGCGGACCAATGTTAGCCAAAATGGTCACCCAATTCGTGCGCGACGTGGCCTGGGCACCGCTCGATTGCCTGGTCATTGACTTGCCCCCGGGCACCGGCGATGTGCAACTGACCCTGACCCAAACGACCCCTTTGGACGGTGCTGTCATCGTAACGACACCACCTCTGGTCGCCCTGGAAGACGTGCGGCGCGGCGTCGAAATGTTTCACACCGTTGAAGTGCCCGTACTCGGTGTAATCGAGAACATGAGCACTTATATATGCAGCAGGTGCGGCACAGAAACGCCGATCTTTGGTCAAGGGGGTGGCGAGCGCACAGCAAAATCCTATAACGTGCCATTTTTGGGCGCGATTCCCCTGCATCTACAGGTACAAATGGGAAGTGACACGGGAGAACCAATAGTAGCCTCTGACCCCGACTCGCCTCTGGCAAAAATATACCGCGACATCGCCGACAGCATCTGGCGATCTCTGGAGATGTGA
- a CDS encoding efflux RND transporter periplasmic adaptor subunit yields MVLWAFSGCGEEATADKASADSKAKTSSAKADSTKADSAKVAAKQKRNKQPNPKAKTQPNPKRKNQKPRVAEGVPVKVSVVGTGKISQHVLYSSAVEAEETIDIYARGSGLVRRVLVEEGERVREGQVLIELVDDELKLNEAEAKLAYQKLESQLKRKEELFNRQLLAKEEYEDLKINVEQSKIRWERARLSLDYARVRAPVGGVISIRSVKLGDRIGASTKLYEMVNLSRLIAYVHVPGQGMHNLAVGQPALITTDFLPGTKFEGKILRISPVVDPGSGTFKVTLELKSKSRLLRPGMFINAHIVTATHPHAVLVPKRAVVYDDGMPHVFVVSDSTVNKVRFEMGFDDTEFVEVLAGVKKGDQIVVVGQNGLKDKAKVRIIEGEGLRIPAKPDSTGEQTEKT; encoded by the coding sequence ATGGTTCTTTGGGCGTTTTCGGGTTGTGGTGAGGAAGCCACTGCCGACAAGGCATCTGCTGATAGCAAGGCAAAGACCAGTTCGGCCAAAGCTGATTCAACTAAGGCTGATTCTGCCAAAGTTGCCGCAAAGCAGAAGCGCAACAAACAACCGAATCCAAAGGCCAAAACGCAACCAAATCCCAAGCGCAAAAATCAAAAACCGAGAGTCGCCGAAGGAGTCCCCGTGAAAGTATCTGTCGTGGGAACGGGTAAAATCTCCCAGCATGTGCTCTACAGCTCCGCAGTAGAAGCCGAAGAAACCATCGACATTTACGCGCGAGGCTCCGGATTGGTGCGACGCGTACTGGTCGAAGAAGGGGAGCGTGTGCGCGAGGGGCAGGTGCTAATTGAACTGGTTGACGACGAATTAAAACTCAACGAAGCCGAGGCAAAACTGGCGTATCAAAAGCTGGAAAGCCAGCTCAAACGAAAAGAGGAGTTATTTAATCGACAACTCCTGGCAAAAGAAGAATACGAAGACCTCAAAATCAATGTTGAACAGAGCAAAATTCGGTGGGAACGCGCCCGATTATCCCTCGATTACGCGCGCGTGCGCGCGCCGGTAGGCGGGGTCATATCGATACGCTCGGTCAAGCTGGGCGACCGCATTGGAGCCAGCACAAAGCTCTACGAAATGGTCAATCTGAGCCGTTTGATCGCGTATGTACACGTGCCGGGACAGGGCATGCACAATTTGGCTGTTGGACAGCCCGCACTCATAACAACAGATTTCTTACCCGGTACAAAATTTGAAGGGAAAATATTGCGCATCAGCCCTGTCGTCGATCCCGGGTCGGGCACCTTTAAGGTAACCCTGGAACTGAAATCAAAGAGTCGGCTACTGCGACCCGGCATGTTTATCAATGCACACATCGTCACAGCGACCCACCCCCATGCTGTCCTCGTACCCAAGCGGGCTGTGGTGTACGACGATGGCATGCCGCACGTATTCGTCGTGTCGGACAGCACCGTCAATAAAGTGCGCTTTGAAATGGGCTTTGACGACACCGAATTTGTCGAAGTACTCGCGGGCGTAAAAAAAGGCGATCAGATAGTCGTGGTGGGACAAAACGGTTTGAAGGACAAAGCCAAAGTGCGAATCATCGAAGGTGAAGGATTGCGCATTCCCGCGAAGCCCGATTCAACTGGGGAACAGACAGAAAAAACGTGA